A genomic stretch from Heptranchias perlo isolate sHepPer1 chromosome 28, sHepPer1.hap1, whole genome shotgun sequence includes:
- the znhit3 gene encoding zinc finger HIT domain-containing protein 3 isoform X1, whose product MKICRVCEQQPPKYRCPRCGLRYCSVGCYKKHKDDCKPQESGSVTTISELSPVLKGIMRQDGKGHCWSTDDILGEHEESDRIPPKKLRLLAESEELKSLLCNPHLRQLLLTVDKAEDKESIMKTAMQEPIFVEFADRCLQTVEPPEKENEFLTS is encoded by the exons ATGAAGATTTGCCGCGTCTGCGAACAGCAGCCACCGAAATACCGGTGTCCGCGCTGCGGCCTGCGGTA TTGTTCTGTGGGAtgctacaagaaacacaaag ATGATTGTAAACCACAGGAGTCTGGTTCAGTGACAACAATTTCAGAGCTTTCTCCAGTACTGAAGGGAATAATGCGGCAAGACGGTAAAG GCCACTGCTGGTCCACAGATGATATCTTGGGTGAACATGAAGAATCTGATCGGATACCACCAAAGAAACTGAGACTGCTGG CAGAATCAGAGGAGTTGAAGAGTTTACTTTGTAACCCTCACCTTAGACAGTTGCTGTTGACAGTGGACAAGGCAGAGGATAAAGAAAGCATCATGAAGACAGCCATGCAGGAACCAATTTTTGTGGAATTTGCAGATCGGTGTCTACAAACagttgaacccccagagaaagaaaATGAATTTCTTACCTCCTAG
- the znhit3 gene encoding zinc finger HIT domain-containing protein 3 isoform X5 gives MKICRVCEQQPPKYRCPRCGLRYCSVGCYKKHKDDCKPQESGSVTTISELSPVLKGIMRQDGKAESEELKSLLCNPHLRQLLLTVDKAEDKESIMKTAMQEPIFVEFADRCLQTVEPPEKENEFLTS, from the exons ATGAAGATTTGCCGCGTCTGCGAACAGCAGCCACCGAAATACCGGTGTCCGCGCTGCGGCCTGCGGTA TTGTTCTGTGGGAtgctacaagaaacacaaag ATGATTGTAAACCACAGGAGTCTGGTTCAGTGACAACAATTTCAGAGCTTTCTCCAGTACTGAAGGGAATAATGCGGCAAGACGGTAAAG CAGAATCAGAGGAGTTGAAGAGTTTACTTTGTAACCCTCACCTTAGACAGTTGCTGTTGACAGTGGACAAGGCAGAGGATAAAGAAAGCATCATGAAGACAGCCATGCAGGAACCAATTTTTGTGGAATTTGCAGATCGGTGTCTACAAACagttgaacccccagagaaagaaaATGAATTTCTTACCTCCTAG
- the znhit3 gene encoding zinc finger HIT domain-containing protein 3 isoform X4, which produces MKICRVCEQQPPKYRCPRCGLRYCSVGCYKKHKDDCKPQESGSVTTISELSPVLKGIMRQDGKDDILGEHEESDRIPPKKLRLLESEELKSLLCNPHLRQLLLTVDKAEDKESIMKTAMQEPIFVEFADRCLQTVEPPEKENEFLTS; this is translated from the exons ATGAAGATTTGCCGCGTCTGCGAACAGCAGCCACCGAAATACCGGTGTCCGCGCTGCGGCCTGCGGTA TTGTTCTGTGGGAtgctacaagaaacacaaag ATGATTGTAAACCACAGGAGTCTGGTTCAGTGACAACAATTTCAGAGCTTTCTCCAGTACTGAAGGGAATAATGCGGCAAGACGGTAAAG ATGATATCTTGGGTGAACATGAAGAATCTGATCGGATACCACCAAAGAAACTGAGACTGCTGG AATCAGAGGAGTTGAAGAGTTTACTTTGTAACCCTCACCTTAGACAGTTGCTGTTGACAGTGGACAAGGCAGAGGATAAAGAAAGCATCATGAAGACAGCCATGCAGGAACCAATTTTTGTGGAATTTGCAGATCGGTGTCTACAAACagttgaacccccagagaaagaaaATGAATTTCTTACCTCCTAG
- the znhit3 gene encoding zinc finger HIT domain-containing protein 3 isoform X2: MKICRVCEQQPPKYRCPRCGLRYCSVGCYKKHKDDCKPQESGSVTTISELSPVLKGIMRQDGKGHCWSTDDILGEHEESDRIPPKKLRLLESEELKSLLCNPHLRQLLLTVDKAEDKESIMKTAMQEPIFVEFADRCLQTVEPPEKENEFLTS; encoded by the exons ATGAAGATTTGCCGCGTCTGCGAACAGCAGCCACCGAAATACCGGTGTCCGCGCTGCGGCCTGCGGTA TTGTTCTGTGGGAtgctacaagaaacacaaag ATGATTGTAAACCACAGGAGTCTGGTTCAGTGACAACAATTTCAGAGCTTTCTCCAGTACTGAAGGGAATAATGCGGCAAGACGGTAAAG GCCACTGCTGGTCCACAGATGATATCTTGGGTGAACATGAAGAATCTGATCGGATACCACCAAAGAAACTGAGACTGCTGG AATCAGAGGAGTTGAAGAGTTTACTTTGTAACCCTCACCTTAGACAGTTGCTGTTGACAGTGGACAAGGCAGAGGATAAAGAAAGCATCATGAAGACAGCCATGCAGGAACCAATTTTTGTGGAATTTGCAGATCGGTGTCTACAAACagttgaacccccagagaaagaaaATGAATTTCTTACCTCCTAG
- the znhit3 gene encoding zinc finger HIT domain-containing protein 3 isoform X3 codes for MKICRVCEQQPPKYRCPRCGLRYCSVGCYKKHKDDCKPQESGSVTTISELSPVLKGIMRQDGKDDILGEHEESDRIPPKKLRLLAESEELKSLLCNPHLRQLLLTVDKAEDKESIMKTAMQEPIFVEFADRCLQTVEPPEKENEFLTS; via the exons ATGAAGATTTGCCGCGTCTGCGAACAGCAGCCACCGAAATACCGGTGTCCGCGCTGCGGCCTGCGGTA TTGTTCTGTGGGAtgctacaagaaacacaaag ATGATTGTAAACCACAGGAGTCTGGTTCAGTGACAACAATTTCAGAGCTTTCTCCAGTACTGAAGGGAATAATGCGGCAAGACGGTAAAG ATGATATCTTGGGTGAACATGAAGAATCTGATCGGATACCACCAAAGAAACTGAGACTGCTGG CAGAATCAGAGGAGTTGAAGAGTTTACTTTGTAACCCTCACCTTAGACAGTTGCTGTTGACAGTGGACAAGGCAGAGGATAAAGAAAGCATCATGAAGACAGCCATGCAGGAACCAATTTTTGTGGAATTTGCAGATCGGTGTCTACAAACagttgaacccccagagaaagaaaATGAATTTCTTACCTCCTAG